The proteins below are encoded in one region of Eulemur rufifrons isolate Redbay chromosome 2, OSU_ERuf_1, whole genome shotgun sequence:
- the UBAP1L gene encoding ubiquitin-associated protein 1-like encodes MNALDGVPFKVPKGFVIDTEPLPGPELSVLACRELLLGSMHDFSLERRALFWVEAAVWGPCPYQCSDPGTASAPPAWFLLVSPEYGLAPEPAAIKDPEAGPQEWPEEEEEDGEDEEEDSSASEEEPGPCDPQPGSPASSGPGHSLGSLDVLRGLRSELAGARRRLSEGRLAARPRALLHRFRGHRALSLCSGPMTPPGPAPQLPSASEPAPRPSTAGAVPPLRSHEPTVVSLSPYTCLPPPGEAPQPLNTHRSHPDATADLLSALSQEEQDLIGPVVALGYPLRRAIVALQKTGRQSLSQFLSYLSACDRLLRQGYEEGLVEEAMEMFQFSESQAGEFLRLWEQFSDMGFQQDRIKEVLLVHGNRREQALEELVACAQ; translated from the exons ATGAACGCCCTCGACGGTGTTCCCTTCAAGGTGCCCAAGGGCTTTGTGATAGACACAGAACCTCTCCCTGGGCCAGAGCTCAGTGTCCTAGCCTGCAGGGAGCTTCTGCTGGGTTCCATG CATGACTTCAGCCTGGAGAGGAGGGCGCTCTTCTGGGTGGAGGCCGCCGTCTGGGGACCCTGCCCATACCAGTGCAGTGACCCGGGGACTGCATCAGCCCCTCCGGCTTGGTTCTTGCTGGTCAGCCCCGAATACGGGCTGGCGCCTGAGCCTGCCGCAATCAAAGACCCGGAGGCTGGACCCCAGGAGTggcctgaggaagaggaggaggacggGGAGGACGAGGAAGAAGACTCCTCTGCCAGCGAGGAGGAGCCGGGCCCCTGCGACCCCCAACCCGGCTCCCCGGCGAGCTCCGGCCCCGGCCATAGCCTGGGCTCGCTGGACGTGCTGCGCGGCCTGAGGTCGGAGCTGGCCGGGGCGCGGCGGCGGCTCTCCGAGGGCAGGCTGGCCGCTCGTCCCCGCGCCCTCCTGCACCGCTTCCGGGGCCACCGGGCGCTGAGCCTCTGCTCCGGCCCCATGACACCCCCGGGTCCCGCGCCCCAGCTCCCCAGCGCCTCCGAGCCGGCCCCGCGGCCATCCACAGCCGGCGCTGTGCCCCCGCTGCGGAGCCACGAGCCCACAGTCGTG TCCCTCAGCCCGTACACCTGCCTGCCACCTCCTGGGGAGGCACCCCAGCCTCTCAACACACACAGATCACACCCTGATGCCACGGCTGACCTGCTGTCCGCCCTGAGCCAAGAGGAACAGGACCTCATCGGGCCAGTGGTCGCCCTGGGATATCCCCTGCGAAGGGCCATCGTGGCTCTGCAGAAGACAGGGAGGCAGAGCTTGAGCCAG TTTCTCAGCTACCTCAGCGCCTGTGACCGGCTGCTGCGGCAGGGCTATGAGGAAGGCCTGGTGGAGGAGGCCATGGAGATGTTCCAGTTCTCCGAGAGCCAG GCAGGGGAGTTCCTGCGCCTCTGGGAACAGTTCAGCGACATGGGCTTCCAGCAGGACCGGATCAAGGAGGTGCTGCTGGTCCATGGCAACCGCCGAGAGCAGGCCCTGGAGGAGCTGGTGGCCTGTGCGCAGTGA